The Hevea brasiliensis isolate MT/VB/25A 57/8 chromosome 1, ASM3005281v1, whole genome shotgun sequence genome has a window encoding:
- the LOC110649144 gene encoding uncharacterized protein LOC110649144 — protein sequence MDSDVRQERRRKIMERGSDRMALITGQVKTLSSSPSLPSSSTQRQHHAHTESSPSIIFSPNDNAQIKAGPEEKEDDSGSKFMKTRTINEYPGARNFHRGNQAEPRLVKSATSPDSITKLEQQASGITPSVEKASPPPNFFSSKRINSCIIASERTRANCSLIIAFLVVISYIDYPMFGLDILSSENFIASRPFYIILLTDVTIVLAQLFRENGNDSEEVEKERNEAQEEEDNWAKAVKILERGLVLYQAICGLLIDCSIYLVVVICGLSLV from the exons ATGGATAGCGATGTCAGACAAGAACGAAGAAGAAAAATCATGGAGAGAGGGAGTGATCGCATGGCTCTCATCACAGGCCAAGTCAAAACTCTCAGTTCATCGCCGTCGCTTCCATCATCATCAACTCAACGTCAACATCATGCACACACAGAATCTTCCCCATCAATTATCTTCTCTCCTAATGATAATGCTCAAATCAAGG CTGGTCCTGAGGAAAAAGAAGATGACTCTGGTTCCAAGTTCATGAAAACCAGGACCATCAATGAATATCCAGGGGCGAGAAACTTCCATAGAGGAAACCAAGCGGAACCTCGTTTGGTGAAAAGTGCGACAAGTCCTGACTCCATCACGAAATTGGAGCAGCAGGCTTCTGGGATCACACCATCAGTTGAAAAGGCATCACCTCCCCCAAATTTTTTCTCTTCCAAACGGATAAATTCCTGCATTATAGCTTCTGAGAGAACGCGAGCTAATTGTTCTCTCATTATAGCTTTTCTAGTGGTTATATCTTACATTGATTATCCAATGTTTGGACTTGACATTCTGAGTTCAGAGAACTTCATTGCCTCCAGGCCTTTTTACATAATCCTGCTAACTGATGTAACAATTGTGCTTGCTCAATTGTTTCGAGAGAATGGAAATGACTctgaggaggttgagaaagaaaGAAATGAAGCTCAGGAAGAAGAAGATAACTGGGCTAAAGCAGTCAAGATCTTGGAGAGAGGTTTGGTCCTGTACCAGGCCATTTGTGGCCTCTTAATTGATTGCAGTATTTATTTGGTTGTGGTCATCTGTGGCCTCTCTCTGGTGTAG